The following proteins come from a genomic window of Rhodohalobacter sp. 614A:
- a CDS encoding TonB-dependent receptor, translated as MTAAFAQNMSVHISGTVVNELNGKEIGDVAIQVLPVENPHLDNRNIGTSTNRDGSFRFTFNYSYPFRLRFSHISYENRDIIINNREEGQNMNVELNPTSISGEDIVVTAELVSEEELEETETIYKISTVDVQQLASFDVFDLVSTVREVDVATQSMTMQSVNTRGFNSSANKRFLQLTDGVDNRAPGLNFPVGNLMGLIDLDVASVEIMPGPASTQYGSSALNGVMLMTSRDPFYTEGFSVETKAGVNNLDVGGDTFYAAEGNGMLDVQARYAKAFSDKFAFKVTGSITSGTDWQAKNYDNIGTGGIHDRRVDQPGYNGVNTYGDENFVYEEVYIDEDLIEVRSGVVILPEADYGPVTRTGYQENNLVDYDISTTKLATSLQYKINPSYQIKLDGKYGYTHSLYTGDSRIRLDGFSMYQAIAQFELDKLNVKAYSTWQNSGNSFDVSYLAQRLLQDAKADEDWYRDFRIAFESGVPVFGVRKGDLAIARGFADSGVTLSLDKNIQARFEPGTPEFEEKVDQLIETVGEDGVAFQDNSSLYYVESTYDVENLIPETAMQIGGNFRFYDLESYGTIFPDTSSNKITNYEFGGFITAENKFLDNHLTVSSSLRIDKNENFKPRVSPQVAFNYNLNDKHYFNLSYQHGFRYPGVREQFINNDLGDVRLIGGLSENVDQYDLQGNSISLDAIQNFREAVNADLNSTATSPEYYNRNQAELKHLSILEDGIIGENQLTEIKPEVVNTLEAGYRHLFTPQFYFDLNYYVSFYNNFIGVTRVMKTRTSPSEDLFVAAGQINNSLENDRYYVYSNAEDQLIVQGASFNIDYSSGGFMAGLNASYAKLIQSSNDPITPGFNTPPFKMNFEWGHRSITPNVGFKMVYRYRTKFFWESSFMDGPIDNYGHFDFQVNARIPSLKSSLKVGITNFGVGEYYNMYGGPSIGSILFATFTFNPKSL; from the coding sequence CAGAATATGAATGTGGAATTGAATCCTACAAGTATTTCTGGCGAAGATATTGTCGTAACGGCCGAACTGGTGTCTGAAGAGGAGTTGGAAGAAACCGAGACGATTTACAAAATAAGTACGGTAGACGTACAGCAATTAGCCTCTTTTGATGTTTTTGATCTGGTTTCTACAGTTCGTGAAGTAGACGTTGCAACACAAAGTATGACAATGCAGTCCGTAAATACCAGAGGTTTTAATTCCAGTGCAAACAAACGATTTCTTCAGTTAACCGATGGAGTTGACAACCGTGCACCCGGTTTGAATTTCCCGGTCGGAAATTTAATGGGACTCATTGATCTGGATGTGGCTTCTGTAGAAATCATGCCGGGTCCGGCGTCTACTCAATATGGATCAAGTGCACTGAACGGAGTGATGCTAATGACAAGCCGTGATCCGTTTTATACCGAGGGATTTTCTGTAGAGACAAAAGCCGGTGTAAATAATTTGGATGTAGGCGGGGATACTTTTTATGCCGCTGAAGGAAATGGAATGTTGGATGTTCAGGCCCGCTATGCAAAAGCATTTTCGGATAAATTTGCTTTTAAAGTTACAGGTTCTATAACAAGCGGAACAGACTGGCAGGCAAAAAATTATGATAATATTGGAACCGGGGGAATCCATGACCGGCGAGTAGATCAGCCGGGTTATAATGGTGTAAACACGTATGGGGATGAAAACTTTGTTTATGAGGAGGTTTATATTGATGAAGATTTGATTGAGGTAAGGTCGGGGGTTGTTATTCTTCCGGAGGCCGATTATGGACCCGTAACCCGTACAGGCTATCAAGAAAATAACCTTGTGGATTATGACATCTCCACCACAAAACTTGCAACATCCCTTCAGTATAAAATTAACCCTTCTTATCAAATAAAATTGGATGGAAAGTATGGATACACACATTCACTCTATACTGGAGACAGCAGGATTCGGCTGGATGGGTTCAGTATGTATCAAGCCATTGCCCAATTTGAGCTGGATAAACTGAATGTAAAAGCGTACTCAACCTGGCAAAATTCGGGGAATTCGTTCGATGTTTCCTACCTGGCCCAAAGACTTTTGCAAGATGCTAAAGCGGATGAGGATTGGTACAGAGATTTTCGAATTGCTTTTGAAAGTGGAGTCCCTGTTTTTGGAGTCCGTAAAGGAGATTTGGCTATAGCGAGGGGATTTGCAGATAGTGGCGTCACATTGTCATTAGATAAAAATATACAGGCGCGGTTTGAGCCGGGAACACCTGAATTTGAGGAAAAAGTAGACCAACTGATTGAAACGGTTGGGGAAGACGGCGTGGCTTTTCAGGACAATTCAAGCCTTTATTATGTAGAATCTACCTATGATGTAGAGAACCTGATACCGGAAACAGCGATGCAAATCGGGGGGAATTTTCGGTTTTACGATCTTGAATCGTACGGCACTATTTTTCCAGACACAAGCTCCAACAAAATCACCAATTATGAATTTGGAGGTTTTATAACCGCAGAAAATAAATTTCTTGATAACCATCTAACAGTAAGCTCCTCGCTACGGATTGATAAGAATGAGAATTTTAAACCGAGAGTCAGTCCACAAGTTGCTTTCAATTATAATTTAAATGACAAGCATTATTTTAATCTATCCTATCAGCATGGATTCCGCTATCCGGGGGTAAGAGAACAATTTATTAATAACGATTTGGGAGATGTTCGCCTGATCGGCGGATTATCTGAAAATGTTGATCAATATGATCTTCAGGGAAATTCAATAAGCCTGGATGCAATCCAAAATTTTAGAGAAGCAGTAAATGCAGATTTAAACAGTACAGCTACCAGTCCTGAATACTACAACAGGAACCAGGCAGAATTGAAGCATCTTTCCATATTGGAAGATGGAATTATTGGGGAGAATCAACTAACGGAAATAAAGCCCGAAGTAGTAAATACATTAGAAGCTGGCTACAGACATCTGTTTACACCACAGTTCTATTTTGATCTTAACTATTATGTCAGTTTCTACAATAATTTTATCGGTGTTACACGTGTCATGAAAACGCGGACGAGTCCCTCTGAGGACTTATTTGTAGCCGCAGGGCAAATAAATAACAGCCTCGAAAATGATCGGTATTATGTATACAGTAATGCAGAGGATCAATTAATTGTGCAGGGTGCATCGTTCAATATCGATTATTCATCCGGTGGATTTATGGCGGGCTTAAATGCATCATATGCGAAACTTATCCAGAGCTCGAATGATCCCATTACCCCCGGTTTCAATACACCACCGTTCAAGATGAATTTCGAATGGGGGCACAGATCAATTACCCCCAATGTTGGTTTTAAAATGGTTTACCGATACCGAACAAAATTTTTCTGGGAAAGCTCGTTTATGGACGGACCAATAGATAACTATGGTCATTTTGATTTTCAGGTTAATGCGCGTATCCCTTCCCTTAAAAGCTCTCTGAAGGTAGGTATTACTAATTTTGGTGTGGGAGAGTACTATAATATGTATGGTGGGCCATCAATCGGCAGTATTTTATTTGCCACGTTTACATTTAATCCAAAAAGTTTGTGA